In Tsuneonella dongtanensis, a single window of DNA contains:
- the rplQ gene encoding 50S ribosomal protein L17, with protein MKHGIKGRKLQRKSGHRAALLRNLAAALVKHEQILTTTPKAKELRPYVEKLVTLAKRGGLSNRRLAVSRLGDDTQVKKLFDVLAERYADREGGYTRIIKAGIRQSDAAPIAIIEFVDRDVDAKGQDSGPVMNAEEDEFEEA; from the coding sequence ATGAAGCACGGCATCAAGGGCCGCAAGCTGCAGCGCAAGAGCGGCCACCGCGCCGCGCTGCTGCGCAACCTGGCGGCGGCGCTCGTCAAGCACGAGCAGATCCTCACCACCACGCCCAAGGCGAAGGAACTGCGTCCTTACGTCGAGAAGCTGGTCACGCTCGCCAAGCGCGGCGGCCTTTCGAACCGTCGCCTCGCGGTCAGCCGCCTTGGAGACGACACGCAGGTCAAGAAGCTGTTCGACGTGCTCGCCGAGCGCTACGCCGATCGTGAGGGCGGCTACACCCGCATCATCAAGGCCGGCATCCGCCAGAGCGACGCCGCGCCGATCGCGATCATCGAATTCGTCGACCGTGACGTCGATGCCAAGGGCCAGGATTCGGGCCCGGTGATGAACGCCGAAGAGGACGAGTTCGAGGAAGCCTGA
- the rpsN gene encoding 30S ribosomal protein S14 codes for MAKLSSINKNERRKKLVKKYAGKYARLKAIADDESKDDGERLIARLKLAEIPRNANPTRVRNRCSTTGRPRGYYRKFGLCRVELRDLGNKGMIPGLTKSSW; via the coding sequence ATGGCGAAACTGAGTTCCATCAACAAGAACGAGCGGCGCAAGAAGCTCGTGAAGAAGTACGCGGGCAAGTACGCCCGGCTGAAGGCCATTGCCGACGACGAGTCGAAGGACGATGGCGAGCGCCTGATCGCGCGCCTGAAGCTGGCCGAAATTCCGCGCAATGCGAACCCGACCCGGGTGCGCAACCGCTGCTCCACCACCGGCCGCCCGCGCGGCTACTACCGCAAGTTCGGCCTTTGCCGCGTCGAGCTCCGGGACCTTGGCAACAAGGGCATGATCCCGGGTCTCACGAAGTCGAGCTGGTGA
- the rpsM gene encoding 30S ribosomal protein S13, whose translation MARIAGVNLPTNKRVIIALTYIHGIGRTTAVKIADKLGIDHTRRVQDLTDAEVLQIRETIDAEHQVEGDLRRETAINIKRLMDLASYRGLRHRKGLPVRGQRTHTNARTRKGKAKPIAGKKK comes from the coding sequence GTGGCTCGTATTGCCGGGGTAAACCTCCCCACCAACAAGCGCGTTATCATCGCGCTCACCTACATCCACGGTATCGGCCGCACCACGGCCGTCAAGATCGCCGACAAGCTGGGCATCGATCACACCCGCCGCGTGCAGGACCTGACCGACGCCGAAGTGCTGCAGATCCGCGAGACGATCGACGCCGAGCACCAGGTCGAGGGCGACCTGCGCCGCGAGACCGCGATCAACATCAAGCGCCTGATGGACCTCGCCAGCTATCGCGGCCTGCGCCACCGCAAGGGCCTTCCGGTCCGCGGCCAGCGCACTCACACCAACGCCCGCACCCGCAAGGGCAAGGCCAAGCCGATCGCCGGCAAGAAGAAGTAA
- the secY gene encoding preprotein translocase subunit SecY: MASRADNIASSLSLANFSKATELKNRIWFTIGALIVFRFLSFVPLPGVNPLILESLYEQTRGGILDLFNTFSGGSLERMSLIALGVMPYITASIVIQLAASLHPALAALKKEGATGRQKLNQYTRYGTVFLCAIQGWFLASGLEAYGASSGLQAVVIPGLTFRITAVISLVGGTMFLLWLGEQITSRGIGNGVSLIIMAGIVAQFPSFGANLFEGARSGSISGFVIVGLIVMIVGLVLFICFMERAQRRLLIQYPKRASAKGMMQADRSHLPLKLNTAGVIPPIFASSLLLLPLTISQFAGQSIDTESTAGGIITSMNFYLQHGQPLYLALYAAGIIFFCFFYTAVVFNPEETAENLKKNGGFIPGIRPGKRTQDYLDYVLTRITVIGAIYLTLVCVIPEYMFSQTGVAMVMGGTSLLIVVNVTVDTISQIQSHLLAHQYGDLIKKAKLKGRLR, encoded by the coding sequence ATGGCATCACGCGCCGACAACATCGCGAGCTCACTCAGCCTCGCGAACTTCTCCAAGGCCACCGAGCTCAAGAACCGCATCTGGTTCACGATCGGTGCGCTGATCGTCTTCCGGTTCCTGAGCTTCGTGCCGCTGCCGGGCGTCAACCCGCTGATCCTGGAGTCGCTCTACGAGCAGACCCGCGGCGGCATCCTCGACCTGTTCAACACCTTTTCGGGCGGCAGCCTGGAGCGCATGAGCCTCATCGCGCTCGGCGTGATGCCCTACATCACCGCCTCGATCGTCATCCAGCTCGCCGCTTCGCTCCACCCGGCGCTCGCCGCGCTGAAGAAGGAAGGCGCGACCGGGCGGCAGAAGCTCAATCAGTACACCCGCTACGGCACGGTGTTCCTCTGCGCGATCCAGGGCTGGTTCCTGGCCTCTGGCCTCGAAGCCTACGGCGCTTCCAGCGGCCTGCAGGCGGTGGTGATCCCCGGCCTGACGTTTCGCATCACCGCGGTCATCAGCCTCGTCGGCGGTACCATGTTCCTCCTCTGGCTCGGTGAGCAGATCACCAGTCGCGGGATTGGCAACGGTGTGTCGCTGATCATCATGGCGGGCATCGTCGCCCAGTTCCCGAGCTTTGGCGCGAACCTCTTCGAAGGCGCGCGCTCGGGCTCGATCAGCGGCTTCGTGATCGTCGGCCTGATCGTGATGATCGTCGGCCTCGTGCTGTTCATCTGCTTCATGGAGCGTGCGCAGCGCCGCCTGCTGATCCAGTACCCCAAGCGCGCGAGCGCCAAGGGCATGATGCAGGCCGACCGCAGCCACCTTCCGCTGAAGCTGAACACCGCCGGCGTCATCCCGCCGATCTTCGCGAGTTCGCTGCTCCTCCTGCCGCTGACCATCAGTCAGTTCGCCGGACAGTCGATCGACACGGAGAGCACCGCTGGCGGGATCATCACCTCGATGAACTTCTACCTGCAGCACGGGCAGCCGCTGTACCTGGCGCTCTACGCCGCGGGCATCATCTTCTTCTGCTTCTTCTACACCGCGGTCGTGTTCAACCCGGAAGAGACGGCGGAGAACCTGAAGAAGAACGGCGGGTTCATTCCCGGCATCCGGCCCGGCAAGCGGACGCAGGACTATCTCGATTATGTCCTCACCCGTATCACGGTGATCGGCGCGATCTACCTGACGCTGGTCTGCGTGATCCCGGAGTACATGTTCAGCCAGACCGGCGTCGCGATGGTAATGGGCGGCACAAGCCTGCTCATCGTCGTCAACGTCACGGTCGACACGATTAGCCAGATCCAGTCGCACTTGCTGGCCCACCAGTACGGCGATCTCATCAAGAAGGCGAAGCTGAAAGGCCGCCTGCGCTAA
- the rplF gene encoding 50S ribosomal protein L6, whose protein sequence is MSRIGKVPVAVPAGVSADTTDGILTVKGPKGSLTLNMRDEISYTVEDDRILVRPANDTKQARAFWGMQRTLVSNLVEGVTDGFTKTLDIKGVGYRAQAQGKKLKLQLGYSHDVDLDVPEGLEVKTPDQTTVEVSGIDKQAVGQFAAEIRRWRKPEPYKGKGIAYRGEYIFRKEGKKK, encoded by the coding sequence ATGAGCCGCATCGGCAAAGTTCCGGTCGCCGTGCCGGCCGGGGTGTCCGCGGACACCACGGATGGCATTCTCACGGTCAAGGGACCGAAGGGGTCGCTCACGCTGAACATGCGTGACGAGATCAGCTACACGGTCGAGGACGACCGCATCCTGGTCCGCCCGGCCAACGACACCAAGCAGGCGCGTGCCTTCTGGGGCATGCAGCGCACGCTCGTGTCGAACCTGGTCGAAGGCGTCACCGACGGCTTCACCAAGACGCTCGACATCAAGGGCGTCGGCTACCGTGCGCAGGCGCAGGGCAAGAAGCTCAAGCTGCAGCTCGGCTACTCGCACGACGTCGATCTCGACGTTCCCGAGGGGCTCGAGGTGAAGACGCCGGACCAGACCACCGTCGAGGTTTCGGGAATCGACAAGCAGGCCGTGGGCCAGTTCGCCGCCGAAATCCGCCGCTGGCGCAAGCCCGAGCCGTACAAGGGCAAGGGTATCGCCTATCGCGGCGAGTACATCTTCCGCAAGGAAGGGAAGAAGAAGTAA
- the rplR gene encoding 50S ribosomal protein L18 produces the protein MAKLSLFERRRRRVRTAIKSRAGNRPRLSVHRTGKHIYAQIIDDAAGKTVAAASTLGGKSSGANVDAAAQVGKDIAAAAKKAGVSTVVFDRGGFLFHGRVKALADAAREGGLEF, from the coding sequence ATGGCCAAGCTTTCCCTCTTCGAGCGCCGCCGCCGCCGCGTGCGCACCGCGATCAAGTCGCGTGCCGGTAACCGGCCCCGCCTGTCGGTGCACCGCACCGGCAAGCACATCTACGCGCAGATCATCGACGATGCCGCCGGCAAGACCGTTGCCGCGGCAAGCACGCTGGGCGGCAAGTCCAGCGGTGCCAATGTCGATGCCGCCGCGCAGGTGGGCAAGGACATCGCCGCCGCCGCCAAGAAGGCCGGCGTCTCCACCGTCGTGTTCGATCGCGGCGGCTTCCTTTTCCACGGCCGCGTCAAGGCGCTGGCCGACGCCGCCCGCGAAGGCGGGCTGGAGTTCTGA
- the rplN gene encoding 50S ribosomal protein L14, producing the protein MIQMQSNLDVADNSGAKRVQCIKVLGGSKRRTAGVGDVIVVSVKEAQPRTKVKKGDVHRAVIVRTKKDVRRPDGSVIRFDSNAAVLVNKNEEPIGTRIFGPVVRELRGRGFMKIISLAPEVL; encoded by the coding sequence ATGATCCAGATGCAATCCAATCTCGACGTCGCGGACAACAGCGGCGCGAAGCGCGTCCAGTGCATCAAGGTGCTGGGCGGCTCGAAGCGTCGGACCGCGGGCGTCGGCGACGTGATCGTCGTCTCCGTCAAGGAGGCGCAGCCGCGCACCAAGGTGAAGAAGGGCGACGTCCACCGTGCGGTGATCGTGCGCACCAAGAAGGACGTGCGTCGTCCCGATGGCAGCGTGATCCGCTTCGACAGCAACGCCGCGGTGCTCGTGAACAAGAACGAGGAGCCGATCGGCACCCGTATCTTCGGCCCCGTCGTGCGCGAACTGCGCGGCCGCGGCTTCATGAAGATCATCAGCCTCGCGCCGGAGGTGCTGTAA
- the rpmC gene encoding 50S ribosomal protein L29, which produces MAKAPAKKAAKADAGNPKAADMRTKTDDQLSDQLVDLKREAFNLRFQAATNQLERPARIREVRRDIARIKTLQNERSRSAAK; this is translated from the coding sequence ATGGCCAAAGCCCCCGCCAAGAAGGCCGCCAAGGCCGACGCCGGCAACCCGAAGGCTGCCGACATGCGCACCAAGACCGACGACCAGCTGTCCGATCAGCTCGTCGACCTGAAGCGCGAGGCGTTCAACCTGCGTTTCCAGGCCGCGACCAACCAGCTGGAGCGCCCCGCGCGCATCCGTGAGGTGCGCCGCGACATCGCGCGCATCAAGACGCTGCAGAACGAGCGTTCGCGCTCGGCGGCGAAGTAA
- the rpsH gene encoding 30S ribosomal protein S8, whose translation MAMTDPLGDMLTRIRNGQQAKKDSVLTPASKLRANVLEVLQREGYIRGYSEDATGKHPALRIELKYFEGEPAIKHVARVSKPGRRVYSGSKELPVVRNGLGITIVSTPKGVLSDAEARSQNVGGEVLAEVF comes from the coding sequence ATGGCTATGACCGACCCCCTGGGTGATATGCTCACCCGCATCCGCAACGGCCAGCAGGCGAAGAAGGACAGCGTCCTTACGCCGGCGAGCAAGCTGCGTGCGAACGTCCTCGAAGTGCTCCAGCGCGAAGGCTACATCCGTGGCTACAGCGAAGACGCTACGGGCAAGCACCCCGCGCTGCGGATCGAACTGAAGTATTTCGAAGGCGAGCCTGCGATCAAGCACGTCGCTCGCGTCTCCAAGCCGGGCCGCCGCGTCTACTCGGGTTCCAAGGAACTCCCGGTGGTGCGCAACGGCCTCGGCATCACCATCGTCTCAACGCCGAAGGGCGTGCTTTCCGACGCGGAAGCCCGTTCGCAGAACGTCGGCGGCGAAGTGCTGGCGGAGGTGTTCTGA
- the rpsE gene encoding 30S ribosomal protein S5, with protein sequence MADENKNEATAETENAVTLEQPAIADTPSEAAETQSAESGDPTQPRGRGARGGDRGGNRGGNREGGRGRGRGDRRDNRREEEDDGIIEKLVHINRVSKTVKGGKRFGFAALVVVGDGSGRVGFGHGKAREVPEAITKATASAKKKMIRVPLKEGRTLHHDGKGRFGAGKVNVRSAPAGTGIIAGGPMRAVFESLGVADVVTKSVGTSNPYNMIRATFAALQDQTSPKSVAQRRGKKVADLLGRGGASEAEAEADAAAITE encoded by the coding sequence ATGGCTGACGAAAACAAGAACGAAGCGACTGCCGAGACCGAGAACGCGGTCACCCTCGAGCAGCCGGCGATTGCCGACACTCCGTCGGAAGCCGCCGAGACGCAGAGCGCCGAAAGCGGCGATCCGACCCAGCCGCGTGGCCGTGGTGCCCGTGGCGGTGATCGCGGCGGAAACCGTGGCGGCAATCGCGAAGGCGGCCGTGGCCGTGGTCGCGGCGACCGCCGGGACAACCGGCGCGAGGAAGAAGACGACGGCATCATCGAGAAGCTCGTCCACATCAACCGCGTCTCGAAGACGGTGAAGGGCGGCAAGCGCTTCGGCTTCGCGGCGCTGGTCGTCGTGGGCGACGGTTCGGGCCGCGTCGGCTTCGGTCATGGCAAGGCGCGCGAAGTGCCGGAAGCCATCACCAAGGCGACCGCTTCGGCCAAGAAAAAGATGATCCGCGTCCCGCTCAAGGAAGGCCGCACGCTCCACCACGACGGCAAAGGCCGTTTCGGTGCGGGCAAGGTCAACGTCCGCAGCGCGCCTGCGGGTACCGGCATCATCGCCGGCGGCCCGATGCGTGCCGTGTTCGAGAGCCTGGGTGTGGCCGACGTCGTGACCAAGTCAGTCGGCACGTCGAACCCCTACAACATGATCCGCGCCACGTTCGCCGCGCTGCAGGACCAGACTTCGCCGAAGTCGGTCGCCCAGCGTCGCGGCAAGAAGGTCGCCGACCTTCTCGGTCGGGGCGGCGCGAGCGAGGCGGAGGCCGAAGCCGACGCCGCCGCGATCACGGAGTAA
- a CDS encoding adenylate kinase, whose amino-acid sequence MNIILLGPPGAGKGTQAQRLVEHHGMRQLSTGDMLRAAVKAGTPVGLEAKAVMERGELVSDEIVSRLIDAELTAMGDGVGAIFDGYPRTEAQAHSLDAILAQHGRTLDYVIELDVNEDALVERITGRFTCANCGEGYHDVFKQPAVEATCDKCGAHEFKRRPDDNEDTVRTRMAEYRAKTAPILPVYEARGIVRRVEGMADICEVTDAIEAILAS is encoded by the coding sequence GTGAACATTATCCTGTTGGGACCGCCGGGGGCGGGCAAGGGCACCCAGGCGCAGCGCCTCGTCGAGCACCACGGCATGCGCCAGCTCTCGACCGGCGACATGCTGCGCGCCGCGGTCAAGGCGGGCACCCCCGTCGGGCTCGAGGCCAAGGCGGTGATGGAACGCGGCGAGCTGGTGTCCGACGAGATCGTCTCCAGGCTGATTGACGCCGAACTGACCGCGATGGGCGACGGTGTCGGCGCGATCTTCGACGGCTATCCGCGGACCGAGGCGCAGGCGCATTCGCTCGATGCGATTCTCGCTCAGCACGGCCGCACCCTCGACTACGTCATCGAGCTTGACGTGAACGAGGATGCGCTGGTCGAGCGCATCACCGGCCGCTTTACCTGCGCCAACTGCGGTGAGGGTTACCACGACGTATTCAAGCAGCCTGCTGTCGAGGCGACCTGCGACAAGTGCGGTGCCCACGAGTTCAAGCGCCGACCCGACGACAACGAGGACACCGTGCGCACGCGCATGGCCGAATACCGCGCCAAGACCGCACCGATCCTCCCGGTCTACGAAGCACGAGGCATCGTTCGCCGCGTCGAGGGCATGGCCGATATCTGCGAGGTGACCGACGCGATCGAGGCAATCCTCGCATCGTAA
- a CDS encoding DNA-directed RNA polymerase subunit alpha: MAVNTKNWQELKKPNTLEVKDAAKGRKATFVAEPLERGYGLTLGNALRRVLLSSLQGAAITSIKIENVLHEFSSLAGVREDVTDIVLNVKQIALKMEGEGPKRLQLAATGPGEVKAGDIAVSGDIEVMNKDLVICHLDEGANLNMELTADTGKGYVPAVGNRPVDAPIGLIPVDSLYSPVRQVSYKVENARVGQELDFDKLSLTVETDGTVTPEDAVAYAARILQDQLALFVHFEDGVPVASSPMIGMAAPTEESDANQLNRYLLKKVDELELSVRSANCLKNDNIIYIGDLVQKTEAEMLRTPNFGRKSLNEIKEVLSSMGLRLGMDIPGWPPENIEEMAKKLEQELLG, from the coding sequence ATGGCCGTCAACACCAAGAACTGGCAGGAACTCAAGAAGCCCAACACCCTCGAGGTCAAGGACGCCGCGAAGGGCCGCAAGGCCACCTTCGTCGCCGAGCCGCTCGAGCGTGGCTACGGCCTGACGCTGGGCAACGCGCTGCGCCGCGTGCTGCTGTCGAGCCTTCAGGGTGCCGCCATCACCTCGATCAAGATCGAGAACGTGCTGCACGAATTCTCCTCGCTCGCCGGCGTGCGCGAGGACGTGACCGACATCGTCCTCAACGTGAAGCAGATCGCGCTGAAGATGGAAGGCGAGGGGCCCAAGCGCCTCCAGCTCGCCGCTACCGGTCCGGGCGAGGTCAAGGCCGGCGACATCGCCGTGTCGGGCGACATCGAGGTCATGAACAAGGACCTCGTGATCTGCCACCTCGACGAGGGCGCGAACCTCAACATGGAACTGACCGCCGACACCGGCAAGGGCTACGTCCCCGCAGTCGGCAACCGTCCGGTCGATGCGCCGATCGGCCTGATCCCGGTCGACTCGCTGTACTCGCCGGTGCGCCAGGTCAGCTACAAGGTCGAGAACGCCCGCGTCGGTCAGGAACTCGACTTCGACAAGCTCTCGCTCACCGTCGAGACCGACGGCACCGTCACCCCTGAAGACGCCGTGGCCTATGCCGCGCGCATCCTCCAGGACCAGCTCGCGCTGTTCGTCCACTTCGAAGACGGCGTGCCGGTGGCCTCGAGCCCGATGATCGGCATGGCCGCCCCGACGGAAGAGAGCGACGCCAACCAGCTCAACCGTTACCTTCTCAAGAAGGTCGACGAGCTCGAGCTGTCGGTGCGTTCGGCGAACTGCCTCAAGAACGACAACATCATCTACATCGGCGACTTGGTCCAGAAGACCGAGGCCGAGATGCTCCGCACGCCGAACTTCGGCCGCAAGTCGCTCAACGAGATCAAGGAAGTCCTGAGCTCGATGGGCCTGCGCCTCGGCATGGACATCCCCGGCTGGCCGCCGGAGAACATCGAGGAAATGGCCAAGAAGCTCGAGCAGGAACTGCTGGGCTGA
- the rpmD gene encoding 50S ribosomal protein L30: MAKIKLKQIGSPIRRPESQKKILVGLGLGKMHRVVEVEDSAEVRGAIAKLPHMVEIVD; this comes from the coding sequence ATGGCGAAGATCAAGCTCAAGCAGATCGGCAGTCCGATCCGCCGCCCGGAAAGCCAGAAGAAGATTCTGGTCGGCCTGGGCCTCGGCAAGATGCACCGCGTGGTGGAGGTCGAGGATTCGGCCGAAGTTCGCGGCGCGATCGCCAAGCTGCCCCACATGGTCGAGATCGTCGACTGA
- the rplO gene encoding 50S ribosomal protein L15 yields MKLNDIRDNEGARHRKMRVGRGIGSGKGKTAGRGQKGQKARSGVAIKGFEGGQMPLHMRLPKRGFNNPNGKDFAEVNLGMVQKFIDAKKLDAKGTIDHDALKAAGLARGGKDGVRLLGKGELTAKVTFKVAGASKGAIEAVEKAGGKVEIIEAGKPEAEKKAERAAANKAKKAAK; encoded by the coding sequence ATGAAACTGAACGACATCCGCGACAACGAAGGTGCCCGTCACCGCAAGATGCGGGTCGGCCGGGGCATCGGTTCGGGCAAGGGCAAGACCGCTGGCCGCGGCCAGAAGGGCCAGAAGGCACGCTCCGGCGTGGCCATCAAGGGCTTTGAGGGCGGCCAGATGCCGCTCCACATGCGCCTGCCGAAGCGCGGCTTCAACAACCCGAACGGCAAGGACTTCGCCGAAGTGAACCTGGGCATGGTCCAGAAGTTCATCGACGCCAAGAAGCTCGACGCCAAGGGCACGATCGACCACGACGCGCTCAAGGCCGCGGGCCTTGCGCGTGGCGGCAAGGACGGCGTCCGTCTGCTCGGCAAGGGCGAGCTGACCGCCAAGGTCACTTTCAAGGTTGCCGGCGCGTCGAAGGGCGCGATCGAAGCGGTCGAAAAGGCCGGGGGTAAGGTCGAGATCATCGAGGCCGGCAAGCCGGAAGCCGAGAAGAAGGCCGAGCGCGCCGCCGCCAACAAGGCGAAGAAGGCCGCGAAGTAA
- the rpsQ gene encoding 30S ribosomal protein S17, which translates to MPKRILIGTVVSDKTDKTVTVLVERKVKHPLYGKIIRRSKKYHAHDEGNEYKPGDVVRIEETRPISKTKTWAVKDRVQAGGVQAVEADLEVEAASN; encoded by the coding sequence ATGCCCAAGCGTATCCTCATCGGAACCGTCGTCTCCGACAAGACCGACAAGACCGTGACCGTGCTGGTCGAGCGCAAGGTTAAGCACCCGCTCTACGGCAAGATCATCCGTCGCTCGAAGAAGTACCACGCCCACGACGAGGGCAACGAGTACAAGCCCGGCGACGTCGTGCGGATCGAAGAGACCCGCCCGATTTCGAAGACCAAGACCTGGGCCGTGAAGGACCGGGTGCAGGCTGGCGGCGTCCAGGCGGTGGAAGCCGACCTTGAAGTCGAAGCCGCAAGCAACTGA
- the rplE gene encoding 50S ribosomal protein L5 produces the protein MAEKSYTPRLKAKYESDIAKAMTEKFGYKNAMEVPKIEKITLNMGVGEASQDKKKVQTAAEEMALIAGQKPVITKAKKSIAQFKLREGMPIGAKVTLRRERMYEFLDRLVTIAMPRIRDFRGLNPKSFDGRGNYAMGLKEQIIFPEISYDKIEKVRGMDIIVTTTAKTDDEARELLRLFGFPFPREDAAEEQQAAA, from the coding sequence ATGGCTGAGAAGAGCTACACCCCGCGCCTCAAGGCCAAGTACGAATCCGACATCGCCAAGGCGATGACGGAGAAGTTCGGCTACAAGAACGCGATGGAAGTGCCCAAGATCGAGAAGATCACGCTCAACATGGGCGTGGGCGAGGCGAGCCAGGACAAGAAGAAAGTCCAGACCGCCGCCGAGGAAATGGCGCTGATCGCCGGCCAGAAGCCGGTCATCACCAAGGCGAAGAAGTCGATCGCGCAGTTCAAGCTGCGTGAAGGCATGCCGATCGGTGCGAAGGTGACCCTTCGCCGCGAGCGCATGTACGAGTTCCTTGACCGCCTGGTGACCATCGCCATGCCCCGCATCCGCGACTTCCGCGGGCTGAACCCGAAGAGCTTCGACGGGCGCGGCAACTATGCGATGGGCCTGAAGGAACAGATCATCTTCCCGGAAATCTCGTACGATAAGATCGAGAAGGTCCGGGGTATGGACATCATCGTCACCACCACCGCGAAGACCGACGACGAAGCGCGCGAGCTGCTGCGCCTGTTCGGTTTCCCGTTCCCGCGCGAAGATGCTGCTGAAGAGCAGCAGGCCGCGGCGTGA
- the rplX gene encoding 50S ribosomal protein L24: MAAAKIKKGDNVVVLSGKDKGRTGTVQAVMPKDAKVVVDGINVIVRHRKPSQQNPQGGIDRKPAPMHISKVALADPKDGKPTRVRFETNKDGRKVRVAVKSGETIDG; this comes from the coding sequence ATGGCCGCCGCTAAGATCAAGAAGGGCGACAACGTCGTCGTGCTCTCGGGCAAGGACAAGGGCCGCACCGGCACCGTCCAGGCCGTGATGCCGAAGGACGCCAAGGTCGTCGTCGACGGGATCAACGTGATCGTCCGTCACCGCAAGCCCAGCCAGCAGAACCCGCAGGGTGGCATCGACCGCAAGCCGGCTCCGATGCACATCTCGAAGGTGGCGCTGGCCGATCCCAAGGACGGCAAGCCGACCCGCGTCCGGTTCGAAACGAACAAGGACGGCCGCAAGGTCCGTGTCGCCGTCAAGTCCGGGGAGACCATCGATGGCTGA
- the rpsK gene encoding 30S ribosomal protein S11: MAREPQRIRRRERKNITSGVAHVNASFNNTMITITDAQGNAISWSSAGMMGFKGSRKSTPYAAQVAADDAGKKAAEHGVRTLEVEVKGPGSGRESALRALQAVGFTITSIRDVTPIPHNGVRPSKRRRV, encoded by the coding sequence ATGGCACGTGAACCCCAGCGCATTCGCCGGCGTGAACGCAAGAACATCACCAGCGGCGTGGCGCACGTCAACGCCAGCTTCAACAACACCATGATCACCATCACCGACGCACAGGGCAACGCGATCTCGTGGTCGTCCGCCGGCATGATGGGCTTCAAGGGCAGCCGCAAGTCGACTCCCTATGCCGCCCAGGTCGCCGCCGACGATGCCGGCAAGAAGGCCGCCGAGCACGGCGTCCGTACGCTCGAGGTCGAGGTCAAGGGCCCCGGCTCGGGCCGCGAGAGCGCGCTGCGCGCCCTCCAGGCGGTCGGCTTCACGATCACTTCGATCCGTGACGTCACTCCGATCCCGCATAACGGGGTCCGGCCGTCGAAGCGCCGCCGCGTCTGA
- the rplP gene encoding 50S ribosomal protein L16 — protein sequence MLQPKKTKFRKAFKGRIKGDAKGGTDLNFGSYGLKALEPERVTARQIEAARRAITRHIKRQGRLWIRVFPDVPVSKKPAEVRQGKGKGSIEYWAARVKPGRILFELDGVPGPLAAEAFSRAAMKLPIKTKVVARLGDTSHLGAE from the coding sequence ATGCTGCAACCGAAAAAGACCAAGTTCCGCAAGGCCTTCAAGGGCCGGATCAAGGGCGACGCCAAGGGCGGTACCGACCTGAACTTCGGCTCGTACGGCCTCAAGGCGCTCGAGCCGGAGCGGGTCACCGCCCGCCAGATCGAGGCCGCGCGCCGCGCGATCACGCGCCACATCAAGCGTCAGGGACGCCTGTGGATCCGCGTGTTCCCGGACGTGCCGGTGTCGAAGAAGCCTGCCGAGGTCCGTCAGGGCAAGGGCAAGGGTTCGATCGAATACTGGGCCGCTCGCGTGAAGCCGGGCCGCATCCTGTTCGAGCTCGACGGCGTTCCCGGCCCGCTCGCGGCCGAGGCGTTCAGCCGCGCGGCGATGAAGCTGCCGATCAAGACCAAGGTCGTCGCCCGCCTGGGTGACACCTCGCACCTGGGAGCCGAGTAA